In a single window of the Micrococcaceae bacterium Sec5.7 genome:
- a CDS encoding transglutaminase family protein, whose amino-acid sequence MERTVAARLIFKTMADTKAALAISVARNPGYTSLDETLSVLAGSERVPVTELSDHHGGRFHYMEFAEPTEVTVDYTARVAGLAEPEPASLMELIRYVRPSRYAESDRLLPTAYAEFGGLQGEELLHAVRNWVYSELRYVSGSSRGTDGAVETLLNRRGVCRDFAHLAIALLRSKDIPARLAAVYAPGLSPMDFHAVAEAHINGIWQIIDPTGLAPRESMLRITAGRDSSDTAFLSTVGGSLSLTELRVTAVVEGTLPEEDPAKMVALR is encoded by the coding sequence ATGGAACGCACTGTGGCCGCCCGCCTCATCTTCAAAACCATGGCCGACACAAAGGCGGCACTGGCAATTTCCGTCGCCAGAAACCCCGGCTACACATCCCTTGACGAGACGTTGTCGGTGTTGGCAGGCTCCGAGCGGGTGCCTGTGACAGAGCTGTCCGACCACCACGGCGGCAGGTTCCATTACATGGAGTTCGCGGAACCCACCGAGGTCACCGTGGACTACACAGCCAGAGTGGCCGGGTTGGCCGAGCCGGAGCCGGCTTCCCTGATGGAACTCATCCGCTATGTCCGCCCCAGCCGTTATGCCGAGTCGGACCGGCTCCTGCCCACGGCCTACGCGGAATTCGGCGGCCTTCAGGGCGAAGAGCTGCTTCATGCGGTGCGCAACTGGGTGTACAGCGAGCTCCGGTATGTCAGCGGATCCTCACGCGGTACCGACGGCGCGGTTGAGACACTCCTGAACCGGCGGGGAGTCTGCCGTGACTTCGCGCATCTGGCCATTGCCCTGCTGCGCTCCAAGGACATCCCGGCCCGGCTCGCGGCCGTTTACGCGCCCGGGCTCAGCCCCATGGATTTCCACGCCGTTGCCGAGGCCCACATCAACGGAATCTGGCAGATCATCGACCCCACGGGCCTGGCGCCGCGGGAATCCATGCTGCGGATCACCGCCGGCCGCGACTCCTCGGACACTGCGTTTCTTTCCACAGTGGGCGGGAGCCTGTCGCTGACCGAGCTCAGGGTTACCGCAGTTGTTGAGGGCACCTTGCCGGAAGAAGACCCCGCCAAGATGGTCGCCCTCCGGTAG
- a CDS encoding DUF1684 domain-containing protein — translation MADEHFDAAEGSPADISAIDIADWRLRTFALYDNVRRIAADNPAEAHSYWRQERDRMFGTHPASALTSDAKANFGGLRTADYDPIYRFHVPLTQEGAGREMSVETGTDGVVRFVRLGTFDLPEMGQLAVWKLHGYGGGIFVPVRDATAGQPGGSYGAGRYLLDTIKGAFHGVHGSGPGAEYVLDFNFAYNPSCAYNEAWACPLAGPSNRLAVEIPVGELY, via the coding sequence ATGGCGGATGAGCATTTTGACGCGGCCGAAGGCAGCCCGGCGGATATTTCCGCAATCGACATCGCAGACTGGCGTCTGCGGACCTTTGCGCTCTATGACAACGTCCGCAGAATTGCGGCAGACAACCCCGCGGAAGCGCATTCGTATTGGCGCCAGGAGCGGGACCGCATGTTCGGCACCCATCCGGCCTCGGCCCTGACGTCGGACGCCAAGGCAAACTTCGGCGGACTAAGAACTGCCGATTACGATCCCATCTACCGCTTCCACGTACCGCTGACCCAAGAGGGCGCCGGCCGGGAGATGAGCGTTGAAACCGGCACCGACGGTGTGGTCAGGTTTGTCCGGCTGGGCACCTTCGACCTCCCGGAAATGGGCCAGCTCGCCGTCTGGAAGCTCCATGGATATGGCGGCGGAATCTTTGTACCGGTCCGTGACGCCACAGCCGGCCAGCCGGGCGGCAGCTACGGCGCGGGCCGGTACCTTCTGGACACCATCAAGGGCGCCTTCCACGGCGTGCACGGTTCCGGCCCCGGGGCCGAATACGTGCTGGACTTCAACTTCGCCTACAACCCCTCCTGCGCCTACAACGAGGCCTGGGCCTGCCCTCTCGCCGGTCCTTCCAATAGGCTTGCCGTGGAGATTCCGGTCGGCGAGCTATACTGA
- a CDS encoding DM13 domain-containing protein, translating into MNLTRHRKLLAALGTVALVAVIAGAALFQPWRIFTSSQLDEALPAAAAPSSIQVESPTAVTRVPSGPPVTQAPAPAPAILATGAFQSQEHATTGTASLLNLPDGTKVIRLENLASSDGPDVKVWLSSLEAGGDWFKYRSGKYVDLGAIKATHGNQNYTVPEGTDISALTTVVLWCDRFSVAFGSAQLTPAPRSAR; encoded by the coding sequence ATGAACCTCACCAGGCACAGGAAACTGCTAGCTGCGCTTGGCACCGTTGCGTTGGTGGCCGTCATCGCGGGTGCGGCCCTGTTCCAGCCGTGGCGCATTTTCACCAGCAGCCAACTGGACGAGGCGCTGCCTGCCGCCGCGGCGCCGTCGTCGATCCAAGTGGAAAGTCCGACGGCGGTCACACGGGTTCCGTCCGGCCCCCCGGTTACACAGGCGCCGGCACCCGCACCCGCGATCCTGGCAACCGGAGCGTTCCAGTCGCAGGAACACGCCACCACCGGGACGGCAAGCCTGCTGAACCTGCCGGACGGCACAAAAGTAATCAGGCTGGAAAACCTGGCCAGCAGCGACGGCCCCGACGTCAAGGTCTGGCTGAGCAGCCTCGAAGCAGGCGGTGACTGGTTCAAGTACCGCTCCGGCAAGTACGTTGACCTCGGCGCGATCAAGGCTACCCATGGAAACCAGAACTACACTGTGCCCGAGGGCACGGATATCTCTGCCCTGACCACTGTGGTGTTGTGGTGCGACCGCTTCAGCGTGGCCTTCGGATCGGCACAGCTGACCCCGGCGCCACGGAGTGCGCGCTAA
- a CDS encoding fumarylacetoacetate hydrolase family protein: MAHNTGRPGRDLPAQAFHKASTSVIGPGEAIELASDAGHVDPEAELTVVVGRKVCGLTLENARSAILGFTIGNDVSARDLQKSDELWISVKSQDSFTPVGPWMVTGLDEADLSISIVHNGSELKAANSADLGWKVDEILVYLTSFMTLHPGDLVLTGFPAECARIQPGDTVTCRVQGIGELTNPVTAASWEEITA, encoded by the coding sequence ATGGCACACAACACCGGGCGGCCGGGCCGTGATCTCCCCGCCCAGGCATTCCACAAGGCGTCAACCAGCGTGATCGGCCCGGGCGAGGCGATTGAGCTGGCCTCCGACGCTGGGCACGTTGACCCGGAAGCTGAACTGACCGTCGTCGTCGGCCGTAAAGTTTGCGGACTGACGCTCGAGAACGCACGCAGCGCCATCCTTGGTTTCACCATCGGCAACGATGTGTCCGCACGGGACCTGCAGAAATCCGATGAACTGTGGATCAGCGTGAAGAGCCAGGATTCGTTCACACCCGTTGGACCTTGGATGGTGACTGGTCTGGATGAGGCGGACCTGTCCATCAGCATCGTGCACAACGGCAGCGAGCTGAAGGCTGCCAATTCCGCAGATCTGGGCTGGAAGGTGGACGAGATCCTGGTGTACCTGACGTCCTTCATGACCCTGCACCCGGGCGATCTGGTGCTCACCGGCTTCCCGGCCGAGTGCGCCCGGATCCAGCCGGGCGACACCGTCACGTGCCGCGTCCAGGGAATCGGCGAACTCACCAACCCCGTCACGGCCGCCTCGTGGGAGGAAATCACCGCCTGA
- a CDS encoding GtrA family protein codes for MDSPAAPTAQLTQRPPRLAPATRHYRGILRFPVVRQLIRFTGVGVICTAVSLSLYALLRPWLGPQLANAAALTVTSVMNTALNRRLTFKITDQRRMARDHLNGLFVILVALVITGGSLGVLHWLRPGAAVADELWTTTLSGFLATAVRFTLLRHWIFRRARHR; via the coding sequence ATGGATTCCCCCGCTGCGCCGACCGCCCAGCTGACGCAGCGGCCTCCGCGCCTTGCTCCGGCAACGCGGCACTACCGCGGAATCCTGCGTTTTCCGGTGGTCCGGCAGCTCATCCGGTTCACGGGTGTAGGGGTCATCTGCACCGCAGTGTCCCTCTCTTTGTACGCGCTGTTGCGTCCTTGGCTGGGTCCGCAGCTGGCGAATGCGGCGGCCCTGACCGTCACCTCCGTGATGAATACCGCGCTTAACCGACGCCTGACGTTCAAGATCACGGACCAGCGCAGGATGGCCCGTGACCACCTCAACGGACTGTTTGTCATACTGGTGGCGCTCGTCATCACTGGCGGCAGCCTGGGTGTGCTGCACTGGCTCCGACCCGGGGCCGCTGTGGCCGACGAACTGTGGACCACCACCCTGTCCGGGTTCCTGGCCACGGCCGTGCGGTTCACTTTGTTGCGGCACTGGATCTTCCGGCGCGCCCGGCACCGCTAG
- a CDS encoding cysteine desulfurase family protein — translation MIFLDAAATTPVRREALEAMWPYLTGEFGNPSSHHSLGEAAANGLAGARAAVSKVLGCRPGEVTFTSGGTEADNLAVKGIALARQAADPALNRVVISAVEHPAVEESARYLERFHGFTVDVVPVDAFGRVTPAALGAVLRPETAVVSVMYANNEVGTVQPVAELAALAHARGIPFHTDAVQAAGWLPIDVKWLGVDALSLSGHKLGAPKGCGVLFVRGRTRVEPLVHGGGQERGRRSGTENVAGAVALATALTLAHTDQHGLAERVTALRHGFIGAVLEGVPGALLTGHPSERLPSVASFCFPGTSGESVLLELERQGVVCSSGSACAAGSDAPSPVLRALGIEAEVAQTAVRFSFDSTVTAAELETTAVAVRAAVENVRTLGRG, via the coding sequence ATGATTTTCCTGGATGCCGCCGCCACCACACCGGTCCGCCGCGAGGCACTCGAAGCCATGTGGCCCTACCTCACCGGCGAATTCGGGAATCCGTCGAGCCATCATTCCCTGGGCGAGGCTGCCGCCAATGGGCTCGCGGGGGCACGTGCCGCGGTGTCCAAGGTGCTGGGTTGCCGGCCGGGTGAGGTCACGTTTACCTCGGGCGGGACCGAAGCAGACAACCTGGCCGTTAAGGGCATTGCACTGGCCCGGCAGGCCGCGGACCCGGCGTTGAACCGGGTGGTGATCAGCGCCGTCGAGCATCCTGCGGTAGAGGAATCAGCGCGGTACCTGGAGCGGTTCCACGGCTTCACGGTGGACGTGGTTCCGGTGGATGCTTTTGGGCGCGTCACTCCGGCGGCTCTGGGCGCTGTCTTGCGGCCAGAGACCGCCGTGGTCAGTGTGATGTATGCGAACAACGAGGTGGGTACGGTCCAGCCGGTAGCTGAGCTGGCTGCGCTGGCGCATGCCCGGGGGATTCCGTTCCATACCGATGCCGTCCAGGCTGCAGGGTGGCTGCCCATTGACGTCAAGTGGCTCGGGGTGGATGCCCTGAGCTTGTCGGGACACAAACTCGGGGCGCCAAAGGGCTGCGGGGTGCTGTTTGTGCGAGGCCGGACCAGGGTGGAGCCGCTGGTTCACGGCGGCGGGCAGGAACGCGGGCGCCGCTCCGGGACGGAGAACGTGGCCGGTGCCGTGGCTCTGGCTACCGCGTTGACGCTGGCGCACACGGATCAGCATGGGCTGGCCGAACGGGTCACGGCACTCCGGCACGGGTTTATCGGCGCCGTGCTTGAAGGCGTCCCCGGCGCTCTTTTGACCGGCCATCCGAGCGAGCGGCTGCCATCGGTGGCGTCTTTCTGTTTCCCCGGGACGAGCGGCGAGTCCGTGCTTCTGGAGCTCGAGCGCCAAGGCGTGGTGTGCTCCAGCGGATCCGCATGTGCGGCCGGCTCGGATGCGCCATCACCGGTCCTGCGGGCACTGGGAATTGAAGCCGAGGTGGCGCAGACAGCCGTCCGGTTCAGCTTTGACTCGACGGTGACGGCGGCGGAACTGGAGACGACAGCGGTCGCCGTGAGGGCCGCCGTCGAAAACGTCCGGACGCTGGGCCGCGGCTGA
- the nadC gene encoding carboxylating nicotinate-nucleotide diphosphorylase produces MTELTLPAAPVRDILERAYAEDAPAGDITSQLLIPAEARATAVLNARVPGVFSGATVFRDAMLLIDPETEVELLLADGDAFDAGTHLARVSGRARSVLLAERVALNLVQRMSAIATKTAEFVRLVDGTKARITDTRKTTPGLRILERFAVRCGGGANHRYSLSDAVLAKDNHLAVMTGGDSAKLTGLLAAAKAHLGHTTHFEVEVDRMEQIEPVLAAGVDTIMLDNFGLDELAAGVALVNGRARVEASGNVNLETVAGIAATGVDVISIGGLTHSVAALDLGLDIELLDVGLTVN; encoded by the coding sequence ATGACTGAACTGACTCTCCCCGCCGCCCCCGTGCGGGACATCCTCGAGCGCGCCTATGCCGAAGATGCACCGGCCGGCGACATCACGTCGCAGTTGCTCATCCCGGCCGAAGCGCGGGCCACCGCTGTCCTGAACGCGCGCGTTCCCGGCGTTTTCAGCGGGGCCACGGTCTTCCGCGACGCCATGCTGCTGATCGACCCGGAAACGGAAGTGGAGCTGCTGCTCGCCGATGGCGACGCGTTCGACGCCGGAACGCACCTGGCGCGGGTCAGCGGACGGGCGCGTTCGGTGCTGCTCGCCGAACGCGTGGCGTTGAACCTTGTCCAGCGGATGAGCGCCATCGCCACCAAGACAGCCGAATTTGTGCGGCTGGTGGATGGCACAAAGGCGCGCATCACCGACACCCGCAAAACCACTCCCGGCCTGCGGATTCTGGAGCGGTTCGCGGTCCGGTGCGGCGGGGGAGCGAACCACCGCTACAGCCTTTCCGACGCCGTTCTGGCCAAGGACAACCACCTGGCCGTGATGACCGGCGGCGATTCCGCCAAGCTGACTGGACTGCTGGCGGCAGCCAAGGCACACCTCGGCCACACCACGCATTTCGAAGTGGAGGTGGATCGGATGGAGCAGATCGAACCGGTGCTTGCTGCCGGGGTGGACACCATCATGCTGGACAACTTCGGGCTGGACGAGCTCGCCGCCGGAGTGGCGCTGGTGAACGGACGGGCCCGGGTGGAGGCCAGCGGCAACGTGAACCTGGAGACTGTGGCCGGCATCGCCGCCACCGGTGTGGACGTTATCTCCATCGGCGGTCTGACGCACAGCGTGGCCGCCCTGGATCTTGGCCTTGACATTGAACTGCTGGACGTCGGACTCACGGTCAATTGA
- the nadB gene encoding L-aspartate oxidase: protein MRNVDSPARKRLIVVGSGIAGLYAALRAAEAGAEVVLLTKGALSDSNTCYAQGGISAVLDEPAPGDTVAAHIADTLKAGAGHCNEEAVRVLCTEARLDIAGLGRFGVRFDMDDDGDPALGLEAAHSAPRILHAGGDATGAGVVSALIRAVLAAEAEGKVQILANALVTSLTHSEGRVTGANFIQAGRNEDLQADAVLLATGGAGQLFARTTNPSVATADGLALAWRAGASVTDLEFFQFHPTCMVLPADAPEAAGTAETNTDPLLISEAVRGEGAILLDAAGHRFMPDYHADAELAPRDVVSRSIALHLANLGDADGHVFLDARVIEAAKGQGFLDKRFPTISSRTRAAGVDWTTELVPVAPAAHYWMGGVATDLHGRTTVPGLLAAGEVACTGVQGANRLASNSLLEGLVFGRRAVQAFLAGVPSNCAPPRASSMDSQNGIPPRASSAASGLPLTHAAGTPFRDEAFSRGALRRLMTAKAGVLRSGGMLAEAAQVLDQWDAVEPSEYVQDSLEPREHEDANLLLAAQLLVHAAQERRGSLGAHYRSDGQPAATAVDDIHKRYTMSRKASLVHD from the coding sequence ATGAGAAACGTCGATTCCCCGGCCCGCAAGCGGCTGATCGTCGTCGGCAGCGGGATTGCGGGCCTGTATGCGGCGCTGCGTGCCGCCGAGGCCGGCGCCGAAGTGGTGCTGCTGACCAAGGGCGCCCTCTCGGACAGCAACACATGCTACGCGCAGGGCGGTATCTCCGCCGTACTCGACGAGCCTGCCCCTGGCGACACCGTTGCGGCCCATATTGCCGACACGCTTAAGGCCGGAGCCGGGCATTGCAACGAGGAAGCGGTGCGGGTCCTCTGCACCGAAGCACGGCTGGATATCGCGGGACTTGGGCGCTTCGGTGTGCGTTTTGACATGGACGACGACGGCGATCCCGCCTTGGGGCTCGAAGCGGCCCACTCCGCGCCACGGATCCTGCACGCGGGAGGCGACGCCACCGGAGCCGGCGTTGTCTCGGCCCTTATCCGCGCTGTGCTGGCTGCCGAGGCCGAAGGGAAGGTGCAGATTCTCGCCAACGCCCTGGTGACATCCCTGACGCACAGCGAGGGTCGCGTGACCGGTGCCAACTTCATCCAGGCCGGACGCAATGAGGACCTTCAAGCCGACGCTGTGCTGCTGGCCACCGGCGGCGCCGGCCAGCTGTTCGCCCGGACCACGAACCCCTCCGTGGCAACAGCCGACGGACTGGCCCTTGCCTGGCGTGCCGGGGCCAGCGTTACGGACCTCGAATTCTTCCAGTTCCACCCCACCTGCATGGTGCTCCCCGCCGACGCCCCGGAAGCAGCGGGAACCGCCGAAACAAATACCGATCCGCTGCTGATTTCCGAGGCCGTCCGTGGCGAAGGTGCCATCCTGCTCGACGCAGCCGGTCACCGGTTCATGCCCGACTATCACGCCGACGCCGAGCTCGCCCCGCGTGACGTCGTCTCGCGCAGCATCGCCCTGCACCTGGCCAATCTGGGGGACGCCGACGGGCACGTATTCCTCGACGCCCGCGTCATCGAGGCTGCCAAGGGCCAGGGTTTCCTGGACAAACGGTTCCCCACCATCAGCAGCCGGACGCGCGCCGCAGGCGTCGACTGGACCACGGAACTGGTACCGGTTGCGCCCGCCGCGCACTACTGGATGGGCGGCGTGGCCACCGACCTGCACGGCCGCACCACCGTGCCCGGGCTGCTGGCTGCGGGCGAAGTGGCTTGCACAGGCGTCCAGGGTGCCAACCGGCTGGCCAGCAATTCATTGCTCGAAGGGTTGGTCTTCGGGCGGAGGGCGGTTCAGGCGTTTCTGGCTGGCGTGCCGTCGAACTGCGCCCCTCCGCGTGCCAGCTCGATGGATTCGCAAAACGGCATTCCTCCGCGTGCTAGCTCGGCCGCAAGCGGCCTCCCTTTGACGCACGCTGCCGGAACGCCGTTCCGCGATGAAGCGTTCTCCCGTGGTGCCCTTCGTCGTTTGATGACGGCCAAGGCCGGGGTGCTCCGTTCGGGTGGAATGTTGGCTGAGGCCGCCCAGGTGCTGGATCAATGGGACGCCGTCGAGCCTTCCGAATACGTGCAGGACTCTCTGGAGCCGCGCGAGCACGAGGACGCCAACCTGCTCCTTGCCGCGCAACTGCTGGTCCACGCTGCGCAGGAACGGCGCGGCTCGCTCGGGGCGCACTACCGCAGCGACGGTCAGCCGGCGGCAACCGCCGTCGACGATATACACAAGCGTTACACCATGAGCCGGAAAGCGAGCCTCGTCCATGACTGA
- the nadA gene encoding quinolinate synthase NadA, which translates to MSSVNTAIQLITREQAENGAAAAGSTCSPALARGPWDYDLAEARAGIPAYGPGASSANVAPPATPRQGQLPEEYKLAGDAELDSRIRAAKATLGDRAVILGHFYQRDEVVEYADFVGDSFQLANAALTRPDAEAIIFCGVHFMAETADILSRPEQAVILPNLAAGCSMADMADTDSVEDCWEQLEEIFGTAPDAEGRVPVIPVTYMNSSAALKAFCGEHGGIVCTSSNAKTVLEWAFERGQRVLFFPDQHLGRNTAKAMGVRLEQMPMWNPRKEFGGNDEQALLDSRVILWHGFCSVHKRFNVGQIEKARAEFPGVQVVVHPECPMEVVDAADSAGSTDFIKKAIAAAAEPTTFAIGTEVNMVNRLAAEYPQHTIFCLDPVICPCSTMYRIHPGYLAWVLEELVQGRVVNRITVDDAVKENARTALERMLASKPQ; encoded by the coding sequence ATGAGCAGCGTCAACACAGCAATCCAGCTGATCACGCGCGAACAGGCTGAGAACGGTGCCGCCGCAGCCGGCAGCACATGCAGCCCCGCCCTCGCCCGGGGACCCTGGGACTATGACCTGGCCGAGGCCCGCGCCGGCATCCCCGCGTACGGTCCGGGAGCTTCGAGCGCGAATGTGGCACCGCCCGCCACGCCCCGCCAGGGCCAGTTGCCCGAGGAATACAAACTTGCCGGCGACGCCGAACTGGATTCCCGCATCCGTGCGGCCAAGGCGACCCTCGGCGACCGCGCCGTGATCCTTGGCCACTTCTACCAGCGCGATGAAGTGGTTGAATACGCCGACTTTGTGGGTGATTCCTTCCAGCTGGCCAACGCGGCCCTGACCAGGCCCGACGCCGAGGCGATCATTTTCTGCGGCGTGCACTTCATGGCCGAAACCGCGGACATTCTCTCAAGGCCGGAACAGGCCGTCATCCTGCCCAACCTCGCGGCCGGCTGCTCCATGGCGGACATGGCGGACACCGATTCAGTGGAGGACTGCTGGGAACAGCTTGAAGAAATTTTCGGCACAGCGCCCGACGCCGAGGGCCGGGTTCCGGTTATTCCGGTCACCTACATGAACTCCTCGGCCGCGCTGAAGGCCTTCTGCGGCGAGCACGGCGGCATTGTCTGCACGTCCTCGAATGCCAAGACCGTTCTCGAGTGGGCTTTCGAGCGCGGCCAACGGGTGCTGTTTTTCCCGGACCAGCACCTGGGCCGCAATACAGCCAAGGCCATGGGCGTCCGCCTTGAGCAGATGCCCATGTGGAACCCCCGCAAGGAATTCGGCGGCAACGACGAACAGGCGCTGCTCGATTCCCGCGTGATCTTGTGGCACGGCTTCTGCTCGGTCCACAAGCGCTTCAACGTGGGCCAGATTGAAAAGGCCCGTGCCGAGTTCCCGGGCGTGCAGGTGGTGGTGCACCCCGAATGCCCCATGGAGGTGGTGGACGCCGCTGATTCCGCCGGCTCCACGGACTTCATCAAGAAGGCTATCGCGGCGGCAGCTGAGCCCACCACGTTCGCCATCGGCACCGAGGTCAACATGGTGAACCGGCTCGCGGCAGAGTACCCGCAGCACACCATCTTCTGCCTGGACCCGGTGATCTGCCCCTGCTCCACCATGTACCGGATCCACCCCGGCTATCTGGCCTGGGTGCTGGAGGAATTGGTGCAGGGCCGCGTGGTCAACCGCATCACGGTGGACGACGCCGTGAAAGAGAACGCCAGGACAGCGCTGGAGCGCATGCTGGCCTCGAAGCCCCAATGA
- a CDS encoding NUDIX domain-containing protein, with amino-acid sequence MYTNSANVAERQVAPPSLAISTVIFVLRPSEQSGRPTLWIPLVRRIREPFKDLWALPGGPLTHAESLQDAASRNLRETTGLAPSYLEQLYAFGGLHRSPSQRVVSIAYWALVQPTEAALADESENVRWFRADRLGSLAFDHNAIVEYALWRLRNKLAYGAIAYHLLGEYFTLAQVREVYEAVLDRQLDPANFRRQIKSAPEIEETGEYLQGGKHRPPRLYRFTGRPGLDPDNRSTP; translated from the coding sequence GTGTACACCAACTCAGCCAACGTTGCCGAGCGGCAGGTGGCTCCGCCGTCGTTGGCCATCTCCACGGTGATCTTCGTGCTACGACCCAGCGAGCAGTCCGGCCGCCCCACACTGTGGATCCCGCTGGTCCGCCGGATCCGTGAGCCGTTCAAGGACCTGTGGGCTTTGCCGGGCGGCCCGCTGACCCACGCTGAGTCGCTCCAGGATGCGGCGTCACGGAACCTGCGCGAAACCACCGGTCTCGCACCCAGCTACCTCGAGCAGCTCTATGCCTTCGGCGGTCTGCACCGTTCGCCGAGCCAGCGCGTGGTATCCATTGCCTACTGGGCCCTGGTACAGCCCACTGAAGCCGCCCTCGCTGACGAATCCGAAAATGTCAGGTGGTTCCGGGCGGACAGGCTCGGCAGCCTGGCTTTCGACCACAACGCGATTGTTGAGTACGCGCTCTGGCGGCTGCGCAACAAGCTGGCCTACGGGGCAATCGCCTATCACCTGCTGGGCGAGTACTTCACGCTCGCCCAGGTCCGCGAAGTGTATGAGGCAGTCCTGGACCGCCAGCTGGACCCCGCCAACTTCCGCCGGCAGATCAAATCCGCACCGGAGATCGAAGAAACCGGTGAATACCTGCAGGGCGGAAAACACCGCCCGCCACGCCTTTACCGATTTACCGGCCGCCCAGGCCTTGACCCAGACAACAGGAGCACACCATGA
- a CDS encoding Lrp/AsnC family transcriptional regulator, producing MDVDALDAKIVRFFTDFPRAAVLEASRVLKVARATVQSRLDRMCETGVIGSWVPQPDPSHFGFPVVAFCSLTINQDLGHDAVVEALAEIPELIEIHTVSGSSDLMARIAARSNPDLQRVLDAMIATKTVLRSSSVIVLNTHFQGRTLPLLEAAAVPS from the coding sequence ATGGATGTCGACGCTCTGGACGCCAAAATTGTCCGATTCTTCACTGATTTCCCCCGGGCCGCCGTCCTGGAAGCATCCCGGGTTCTCAAGGTGGCCAGAGCCACCGTGCAGTCGCGGCTTGACCGGATGTGCGAAACAGGGGTCATCGGCTCGTGGGTGCCGCAGCCGGATCCGTCGCACTTCGGGTTCCCGGTAGTGGCATTCTGCTCCCTGACCATCAACCAGGATCTGGGGCACGACGCCGTGGTTGAGGCTCTTGCTGAAATCCCGGAACTGATCGAGATCCACACCGTCTCCGGCAGCTCCGATCTCATGGCGCGCATCGCCGCCAGATCAAATCCCGACCTGCAACGTGTGCTGGACGCCATGATCGCCACCAAAACGGTGCTCCGGTCGTCGTCGGTGATTGTGCTCAACACCCACTTCCAGGGGCGGACACTGCCGCTCCTGGAAGCCGCCGCTGTCCCGTCATAA